From a region of the Prunus dulcis unplaced genomic scaffold, ALMONDv2, whole genome shotgun sequence genome:
- the LOC117613476 gene encoding basic leucine zipper 4-like: protein MIMSSSAMLFNHEPVHFNRFECPVQETGLTTSEIQELLSLLQEGNSASPNSGSEDSNRAVYSVDEKKLRRKKSNRESARRSRWRKKRQVEDLSNDVNRLKVENRELKNRLAVVSQKCHVTWRENDRLTSELLALRARLSDLHWNFVAMQMQSQ, encoded by the coding sequence ATGATCATGAGTTCCTCAGCCATGCTCTTCAACCACGAACCGGTCCACTTTAACCGGTTTGAGTGCCCGGTTCAAGAAACCGGACTCACAACATCCGAAATCCAGGAACTGCTGTCCCTGCTCCAAGAGGGAAACTCGGCCTCTCCAAACTCCGGTTCAGAGGATTCGAACCGAGCAGTTTACTCGGTGGACGAGAAAAAGCTTAGGCGCAAGAAGTCGAACCGTGAGTCAGCCCGGCGGTCCAGATGGAGAAAGAAGAGGCAAGTAGAGGACCTGAGCAACGATGTGAACCGGTTGAAAGTAGAGAACCGGGAGCTGAAGAACAGGTTGGCCGTGGTTTCCCAAAAGTGTCACGTAACATGGAGAGAAAATGACCGGTTGACGTCCGAGCTCCTAGCCCTAAGGGCCAGACTTTCGGATTTACACTGGAATTTTGTTGCCATGCAGATGCAGTcacaataa